One genomic region from Marmota flaviventris isolate mMarFla1 chromosome 6, mMarFla1.hap1, whole genome shotgun sequence encodes:
- the Mrps18a gene encoding large ribosomal subunit protein mL66 isoform X2, whose translation MASFMALVSGCGRLLRGLLGVPVTTSCPRVPARGFREVVEIQEGKTTIIEGRIIETPKESPHPPNPSGQCPICRWNLKHKYTYEDVLLLSQFIRPHGGMLPRKITGLCQEEHRKIEECVKMAHRAGLLPNHRPRLPEGFVPKSKPQLNRTDKH comes from the exons ATGGCGTCCTTCATGGCGCTGGTATCCGGCTGTGGGCGGCTGCTCCGAGGGCTCCTGGGGGTCCCAGTCACGACCAGTTGCCCTCGGGTTCCAGCTCGAGGATTCAGGGAAG TGGTGGAGATCCAAGAAGGGAAGACAACTATA ATCGAAGGCCGTATCATAGAGACTCCCAAGGAGAGTCCACATCCCCCCAACCCCTCAGGCCAGTGCCCCATCTGCCGTTGGAACCTGAAGCACAAGTATACCTATGAG GATGTTCTGCTACTAAGCCAGTTCATCCGGCCTCATGGAGGCATGCTGCCCCGAAAAATCACAGGCTTATGCCAGGAAGAACACCGCAAGATTGAGGAGTGTGTGAAGATGGCCCACCGAGCAG GTCTGCTCCCAAATCACAGGCCTCGGCTTCCTGAAGGATTTGTTCCAAAGAGCAAACCCCAACTCAACCG CACGGACAAACACTGA
- the Mrps18a gene encoding large ribosomal subunit protein mL66 isoform X1 has translation MASFMALVSGCGRLLRGLLGVPVTTSCPRVPARGFREVVEIQEGKTTIIEGRIIETPKESPHPPNPSGQCPICRWNLKHKYTYEDVLLLSQFIRPHGGMLPRKITGLCQEEHRKIEECVKMAHRAGLLPNHRPRLPEGFVPKSKPQLNRYLTRWSPHSVKPIYKRGARWNKVGMAVGSPLLKDNICYSRTPLKFYH, from the exons ATGGCGTCCTTCATGGCGCTGGTATCCGGCTGTGGGCGGCTGCTCCGAGGGCTCCTGGGGGTCCCAGTCACGACCAGTTGCCCTCGGGTTCCAGCTCGAGGATTCAGGGAAG TGGTGGAGATCCAAGAAGGGAAGACAACTATA ATCGAAGGCCGTATCATAGAGACTCCCAAGGAGAGTCCACATCCCCCCAACCCCTCAGGCCAGTGCCCCATCTGCCGTTGGAACCTGAAGCACAAGTATACCTATGAG GATGTTCTGCTACTAAGCCAGTTCATCCGGCCTCATGGAGGCATGCTGCCCCGAAAAATCACAGGCTTATGCCAGGAAGAACACCGCAAGATTGAGGAGTGTGTGAAGATGGCCCACCGAGCAG GTCTGCTCCCAAATCACAGGCCTCGGCTTCCTGAAGGATTTGTTCCAAAGAGCAAACCCCAACTCAACCG TTACCTGACCCGCTGGTCTCCCCACTCCGTCAAGCCAATCTACAAAAGAGGTGCCCGCTGGAACAAGGTGGGCATGGCTGTGGGGTCACCACTCCTAAAGGACAACATCTGCTACTCAAGAACGCCTTTGAAATTCTATCATTGA
- the Rsph9 gene encoding radial spoke head protein 9 homolog isoform X1, whose amino-acid sequence MDAESLLLSLELASGSGQGLSPDRRASLLTSLLLVKRDYRYDRVLFWGRILGIVADYYIAQGLSEDQLAPRKTLYSLNCTDWSLLPPATEETMAQTAMVKGRFMGDPSHEYEHTEIQKVNEGEKIFEEEVVVQVKEETRLVSIIDQIDQAVAIIPRGALFKTPFGPSNVNRTFEGLSLSEAKKLSSYFHFREAIDLKNKTLLEKADLDPSLDFMDSLEHDIPKAGSWSIQMERGNALVVLRSLLWPGLTFYHAPRTKNYGYIYVGTGEKNLDLPFML is encoded by the exons ATGGACGCGGAGAGCCTCCTCCTGTCGCTGGAGCTGGCGTCGGGCAGTGGGCAGGGCCTCAGCCCCGACCGCCGGGCCTCGCTGCTCACTTCCCTCCTGCTAGTGAAGCGCGACTACCGATACGATCGGGTCCTGTTTTGGGGTCGCATCCTCGGCATCGTCGCGGATTACTACATCGCACAGGGCCTGAGTGAGGACCAGCTCGCACCACGCAAGACACTCTACAG CCTGAACTGCACCGATTGGAGCCTCTTGCCCCCCGCCACAGAGGAGACGATGGCACAGACAGCCATGGTGAAGGGCCGCTTCATGGGGGACCCATCACATGAGTATGAACACACCGAAATCCAGAAAGTGAATGAGGGTGAGAAGATCTTTGAAGAAGAAGTAGTG GTCCAGGTCAAGGAAGAGACCCGCTTGGTGTCCATCATTGACCAGATTGACCAGGCTGTGGCCATCATCCCCCGAGGTGCCCTCTTCAAGACCCCTTTTGGACCCTCTAATGTTAACCGAACTTTTGAAG GACTGTCCTTGTCTGAAGCCAAGAAGCTCAGCTCTTACTTCCACTTCAGGGAGGCTATCGACTTGAAGAATAAGACCTTGCTTGAGAAGGCTGACCTGGACCCCTCCCTGGACTTCATGGACTCTTTGGAGCATGACATCCCCAAAG CAGGGTCATGGAGCATCCAGATGGAGAGAGGCAACGCTTTGGTTGTTCTGCGCAGCCTGCTCTGGCCAGGCCTCACCTTCTACCATGCTCCCCGCACCAAGAACTACGGCTACATCTATGTGGGCACGGGTGAGAAGAACCTAGACTTGCCCTTCATGCTGTAG
- the Rsph9 gene encoding radial spoke head protein 9 homolog isoform X2, with product MDAESLLLSLELASGSGQGLSPDRRASLLTSLLLVKRDYRYDRVLFWGRILGIVADYYIAQGLSEDQLAPRKTLYSLNCTDWSLLPPATEETMAQTAMVKGRFMGDPSHEYEHTEIQKVNEGEKIFEEEVVVQVKEETRLVSIIDQIDQAVAIIPRGALFKTPFGPSNVNRTFEGLSLSEAKKLSSYFHFREAIDLKNKTLLEKADLDPSLDFMDSLEHDIPKGSWSIQMERGNALVVLRSLLWPGLTFYHAPRTKNYGYIYVGTGEKNLDLPFML from the exons ATGGACGCGGAGAGCCTCCTCCTGTCGCTGGAGCTGGCGTCGGGCAGTGGGCAGGGCCTCAGCCCCGACCGCCGGGCCTCGCTGCTCACTTCCCTCCTGCTAGTGAAGCGCGACTACCGATACGATCGGGTCCTGTTTTGGGGTCGCATCCTCGGCATCGTCGCGGATTACTACATCGCACAGGGCCTGAGTGAGGACCAGCTCGCACCACGCAAGACACTCTACAG CCTGAACTGCACCGATTGGAGCCTCTTGCCCCCCGCCACAGAGGAGACGATGGCACAGACAGCCATGGTGAAGGGCCGCTTCATGGGGGACCCATCACATGAGTATGAACACACCGAAATCCAGAAAGTGAATGAGGGTGAGAAGATCTTTGAAGAAGAAGTAGTG GTCCAGGTCAAGGAAGAGACCCGCTTGGTGTCCATCATTGACCAGATTGACCAGGCTGTGGCCATCATCCCCCGAGGTGCCCTCTTCAAGACCCCTTTTGGACCCTCTAATGTTAACCGAACTTTTGAAG GACTGTCCTTGTCTGAAGCCAAGAAGCTCAGCTCTTACTTCCACTTCAGGGAGGCTATCGACTTGAAGAATAAGACCTTGCTTGAGAAGGCTGACCTGGACCCCTCCCTGGACTTCATGGACTCTTTGGAGCATGACATCCCCAAAG GGTCATGGAGCATCCAGATGGAGAGAGGCAACGCTTTGGTTGTTCTGCGCAGCCTGCTCTGGCCAGGCCTCACCTTCTACCATGCTCCCCGCACCAAGAACTACGGCTACATCTATGTGGGCACGGGTGAGAAGAACCTAGACTTGCCCTTCATGCTGTAG
- the Rsph9 gene encoding radial spoke head protein 9 homolog isoform X3: protein MDAESLLLSLELASGSGQGLSPDRRASLLTSLLLVKRDYRYDRVLFWGRILGIVADYYIAQGLSEDQLAPRKTLYSLNCTDWSLLPPATEETMAQTAMVKGRFMGDPSHEYEHTEIQKVNEGEKIFEEEVVVQVKEETRLVSIIDQIDQAVAIIPRGALFKTPFGPSNVNRTFEGLSLSEAKKLSSYFHFREAIDLKNKTLLEKADLDPSLDFMDSLEHDIPKAGSWSIQMERGNALVVLRSLLWPGLTFYHAPRTKNYGYIYVGTGYVGCSPGAI, encoded by the exons ATGGACGCGGAGAGCCTCCTCCTGTCGCTGGAGCTGGCGTCGGGCAGTGGGCAGGGCCTCAGCCCCGACCGCCGGGCCTCGCTGCTCACTTCCCTCCTGCTAGTGAAGCGCGACTACCGATACGATCGGGTCCTGTTTTGGGGTCGCATCCTCGGCATCGTCGCGGATTACTACATCGCACAGGGCCTGAGTGAGGACCAGCTCGCACCACGCAAGACACTCTACAG CCTGAACTGCACCGATTGGAGCCTCTTGCCCCCCGCCACAGAGGAGACGATGGCACAGACAGCCATGGTGAAGGGCCGCTTCATGGGGGACCCATCACATGAGTATGAACACACCGAAATCCAGAAAGTGAATGAGGGTGAGAAGATCTTTGAAGAAGAAGTAGTG GTCCAGGTCAAGGAAGAGACCCGCTTGGTGTCCATCATTGACCAGATTGACCAGGCTGTGGCCATCATCCCCCGAGGTGCCCTCTTCAAGACCCCTTTTGGACCCTCTAATGTTAACCGAACTTTTGAAG GACTGTCCTTGTCTGAAGCCAAGAAGCTCAGCTCTTACTTCCACTTCAGGGAGGCTATCGACTTGAAGAATAAGACCTTGCTTGAGAAGGCTGACCTGGACCCCTCCCTGGACTTCATGGACTCTTTGGAGCATGACATCCCCAAAG CAGGGTCATGGAGCATCCAGATGGAGAGAGGCAACGCTTTGGTTGTTCTGCGCAGCCTGCTCTGGCCAGGCCTCACCTTCTACCATGCTCCCCGCACCAAGAACTACGGCTACATCTATGTGGGCACGG GATATGTGGGATGTTCCCCTGGAGCTATATAA
- the Rsph9 gene encoding radial spoke head protein 9 homolog isoform X4 has protein sequence MDAESLLLSLELASGSGQGLSPDRRASLLTSLLLVKRDYRYDRVLFWGRILGIVADYYIAQGLSEDQLAPRKTLYSLNCTDWSLLPPATEETMAQTAMVKGRFMGDPSHEYEHTEIQKVNEGEKIFEEEVVVQVKEETRLVSIIDQIDQAVAIIPRGALFKTPFGPSNVNRTFEGLSLSEAKKLSSYFHFREAIDLKNKTLLEKADLDPSLDFMDSLEHDIPKGYVGCSPGAI, from the exons ATGGACGCGGAGAGCCTCCTCCTGTCGCTGGAGCTGGCGTCGGGCAGTGGGCAGGGCCTCAGCCCCGACCGCCGGGCCTCGCTGCTCACTTCCCTCCTGCTAGTGAAGCGCGACTACCGATACGATCGGGTCCTGTTTTGGGGTCGCATCCTCGGCATCGTCGCGGATTACTACATCGCACAGGGCCTGAGTGAGGACCAGCTCGCACCACGCAAGACACTCTACAG CCTGAACTGCACCGATTGGAGCCTCTTGCCCCCCGCCACAGAGGAGACGATGGCACAGACAGCCATGGTGAAGGGCCGCTTCATGGGGGACCCATCACATGAGTATGAACACACCGAAATCCAGAAAGTGAATGAGGGTGAGAAGATCTTTGAAGAAGAAGTAGTG GTCCAGGTCAAGGAAGAGACCCGCTTGGTGTCCATCATTGACCAGATTGACCAGGCTGTGGCCATCATCCCCCGAGGTGCCCTCTTCAAGACCCCTTTTGGACCCTCTAATGTTAACCGAACTTTTGAAG GACTGTCCTTGTCTGAAGCCAAGAAGCTCAGCTCTTACTTCCACTTCAGGGAGGCTATCGACTTGAAGAATAAGACCTTGCTTGAGAAGGCTGACCTGGACCCCTCCCTGGACTTCATGGACTCTTTGGAGCATGACATCCCCAAAG GATATGTGGGATGTTCCCCTGGAGCTATATAA